The following proteins are encoded in a genomic region of Paenibacillus sp. FSL H3-0469:
- a CDS encoding class III extradiol ring-cleavage dioxygenase, giving the protein MMPSYFFAHGAPSIVLEDNAYTKLLKEFKDHMPKPKAIVLFSAHWEEPVQSVGAAATYDTIYDFGGFQDELYQMTYPAHGDPALAEQIQKLLTAGGVKNVRDEQRGLDHGAWAVLKLLYPEADIPVVAMSVNRDLSNAQQYEIGKALAALREQDVLIIASGGTVHNLRRLNWNSDEVNGWAEQFDHWIQEKLEAWDTEALFQYDELAPYAEMAVPTSEHFIPLFIAMGAGDTGRNAQLLHRSYQYGNLSLSCWQFN; this is encoded by the coding sequence ATGATGCCTTCCTATTTTTTTGCACACGGAGCTCCATCTATTGTTCTTGAAGATAATGCCTACACCAAACTGTTAAAAGAGTTCAAAGACCATATGCCCAAACCGAAAGCTATCGTTCTCTTCTCAGCGCATTGGGAGGAACCCGTGCAGTCCGTGGGCGCGGCTGCAACGTATGATACCATTTATGACTTCGGCGGATTCCAGGACGAGCTGTACCAGATGACGTATCCCGCACATGGTGATCCGGCTCTCGCGGAGCAGATTCAGAAGCTTTTGACCGCGGGTGGGGTGAAGAATGTCAGGGATGAACAAAGAGGACTAGATCACGGCGCATGGGCTGTGCTGAAGCTGCTCTATCCGGAGGCGGATATTCCGGTTGTAGCGATGTCTGTGAATCGTGATCTGTCTAATGCGCAGCAGTATGAGATCGGCAAGGCGCTGGCGGCGCTGCGTGAACAGGATGTGCTTATCATCGCCAGCGGGGGAACCGTTCATAATCTGCGGAGGTTGAACTGGAATTCGGATGAGGTCAACGGGTGGGCCGAGCAGTTCGATCACTGGATTCAGGAGAAGCTGGAAGCATGGGATACAGAAGCGCTGTTCCAATATGATGAGCTTGCTCCCTATGCAGAGATGGCGGTCCCGACGAGTGAACACTTTATTCCGCTGTTCATCGCTATGGGAGCGGGGGACACGGGGCGTAATGCGCAGCTGCTTCACCGGAGTTATCAGTACGGTAATCTAAGCTTGAGCTGCTGGCAGTTTAATTAA
- a CDS encoding hemolysin family protein, with product MDGVITLNLILVAVFIGLTAFFVGAEFAILKVRMSRIDQLITEGNKKAVTAKKVARDLDYYLSACQLGITITALVLGALGEPTVERVLHPLFDQMGVPAALSTVLSYLIALSIITFLHVVIGELAPKTLAIQFAEKMTLLLAPPLYWFGKITYPFIVALNGSARLLLRMFGVKPAGHETVHSEEELKWIVDQSFESGEINKTELIYLNNIFAFDERRLSEIIVPIEKVVTVQMGMPVDKLIEIVGEHDYTRYPVVSPNEGEPFIGYINTKEMLTSIAAGRSADWQKFVHEIPTFTETENLRDVLLRMQHTRVHMAKVTDSTGKTTGIVTMEDLLEEIVGEIRDESLNINVSPIS from the coding sequence TTGGACGGAGTCATAACTTTAAACTTAATTCTGGTAGCTGTCTTTATTGGTCTTACCGCTTTCTTTGTAGGCGCTGAGTTCGCTATTCTCAAGGTACGTATGTCCCGCATTGATCAACTGATCACGGAAGGCAACAAAAAAGCGGTGACCGCCAAAAAGGTTGCCCGCGATTTAGATTACTATCTATCCGCTTGTCAATTAGGGATTACGATAACGGCTTTGGTGCTTGGTGCGCTCGGTGAGCCAACCGTTGAGCGGGTTTTGCATCCGCTTTTCGACCAAATGGGTGTTCCTGCTGCCTTGTCTACAGTCTTGTCTTATCTGATCGCCTTGTCAATCATCACATTCCTGCATGTAGTCATTGGAGAGCTCGCACCCAAAACCCTGGCCATTCAATTTGCTGAAAAGATGACCCTACTGCTTGCTCCTCCGCTCTATTGGTTCGGCAAAATCACCTATCCGTTCATCGTTGCCCTGAATGGATCTGCAAGACTATTGCTCCGTATGTTTGGAGTAAAGCCTGCGGGACATGAAACGGTTCACTCTGAAGAAGAGCTGAAGTGGATTGTGGACCAAAGCTTTGAGAGCGGAGAAATCAACAAGACGGAACTTATCTATCTAAATAACATCTTCGCTTTTGATGAACGCAGACTTAGTGAGATTATTGTGCCCATTGAAAAAGTGGTAACTGTACAAATGGGAATGCCCGTCGATAAGTTAATTGAAATCGTGGGTGAGCATGACTACACCCGTTACCCCGTTGTAAGTCCAAATGAAGGCGAACCTTTCATAGGTTACATTAACACCAAAGAAATGTTGACCAGTATTGCAGCAGGACGAAGCGCGGACTGGCAAAAATTCGTGCACGAGATTCCAACATTTACGGAGACTGAGAACCTGCGGGATGTATTGTTGCGCATGCAGCACACCAGGGTCCATATGGCAAAAGTGACGGACAGCACCGGCAAGACTACCGGCATTGTGACCATGGAGGATCTTCTGGAAGAGATTGTTGGCGAGATTCGTGATGAGTCATTAAATATCAATGTTTCTCCTATCTCATAG
- a CDS encoding small acid-soluble spore protein SspI, translating to MPVTLDLRQAIIHKVHGQSEEGLREVIENSVDGPEAALPGLGVVFEMIWKDLDPAKQDRVLSMLHRHLDKLTPGSITS from the coding sequence ATGCCAGTCACGCTTGATTTGCGCCAGGCCATCATTCACAAGGTACACGGCCAGTCCGAAGAAGGTCTGCGGGAGGTCATTGAGAATTCCGTAGACGGGCCGGAAGCCGCGCTTCCCGGACTGGGTGTCGTCTTTGAGATGATCTGGAAGGACCTCGACCCTGCGAAGCAGGACCGGGTTCTCTCTATGCTGCACAGACATCTGGACAAGCTTACCCCAGGGTCTATCACCTCCTAG
- a CDS encoding TrkA family potassium uptake protein, with amino-acid sequence MAKKQYAIIGMGRFGSSVAKALSGMGYEVLAIDADEQRTQEISNIVTHAVSADSTDEEALRALGIRNFDVVVVAIGEDIQASILTTLILKDLGVPAIIAKAKSELHGKVLGKIGADKVIYPERDMGMRVAHHLASPNILDYIELSPEYSILDMKVSGPMLGKNLQELDIRAKYGCNVMAIRQGEEMNISPRAEDRLTDGDVLVIVGRKDNLTKLEMAYQ; translated from the coding sequence ATGGCAAAAAAACAGTATGCGATCATCGGCATGGGCCGCTTCGGCTCAAGTGTGGCCAAGGCGCTCAGCGGGATGGGCTATGAGGTGCTGGCCATTGATGCAGATGAACAGCGCACCCAGGAAATCTCCAACATTGTGACACATGCCGTATCTGCGGACTCCACGGATGAAGAGGCACTGCGTGCGCTGGGCATCCGTAACTTCGATGTGGTGGTAGTCGCCATCGGTGAGGATATTCAGGCCAGTATTCTGACAACGCTGATCTTGAAGGATCTGGGCGTGCCTGCCATTATTGCCAAAGCCAAAAGTGAGCTGCACGGCAAGGTGCTGGGCAAAATCGGAGCAGATAAGGTGATCTACCCGGAGCGGGACATGGGGATGCGCGTGGCGCATCATCTCGCTTCTCCGAACATCCTCGATTACATCGAGCTGTCACCGGAGTACAGCATTCTCGACATGAAGGTCTCGGGGCCGATGCTGGGCAAGAACCTGCAGGAGCTTGATATACGCGCCAAATATGGGTGCAATGTTATGGCGATCCGTCAAGGCGAGGAAATGAATATCTCCCCCAGAGCGGAGGACCGCCTGACCGATGGTGATGTTCTTGTCATTGTCGGACGGAAGGATAATCTGACGAAGCTGGAGATGGCTTATCAATAG
- a CDS encoding peptidase E, producing the protein MGIIVAIGGGELSELETLAIDQTILDLTNKRNPKALFIPTASMDAEGYCDSFQFVYGDRLGCEIKHLLLTKNTYAPEEIEDMILSADLIYVGGGNTRMMLDIWREHGVDTLLKQAYDSGVVLSGMSAGSICWYEYGHSDTETFDTTGERIYIKLKAMGILPEIHCPHYNEDNREADFLDMVKGMNTTGIAIENHCAIIYKDVGYKVISSREQAKAYKIQEINQQMIVTEIQKHVEYNEIANM; encoded by the coding sequence ATGGGGATTATTGTGGCGATTGGCGGAGGAGAGCTTAGCGAATTGGAGACTTTGGCCATCGATCAGACGATTTTAGATCTAACGAACAAAAGGAATCCCAAAGCATTGTTCATTCCTACAGCCAGTATGGATGCAGAAGGGTATTGTGACTCTTTTCAATTCGTGTACGGTGACCGGTTAGGGTGTGAGATCAAGCATTTACTGCTGACGAAAAATACATATGCACCAGAAGAAATAGAGGACATGATCTTATCCGCCGATTTAATCTATGTGGGTGGCGGTAACACGAGGATGATGCTGGACATCTGGCGGGAGCACGGTGTGGATACTTTGCTGAAGCAAGCGTACGACTCTGGGGTTGTGCTGTCAGGGATGAGTGCGGGTTCGATCTGCTGGTACGAATACGGTCATAGTGACACAGAGACGTTCGATACTACAGGAGAGAGGATCTATATCAAATTGAAGGCGATGGGGATATTACCAGAGATTCACTGTCCTCATTATAATGAAGACAACCGCGAGGCAGATTTCTTGGACATGGTTAAGGGAATGAATACAACCGGCATAGCCATTGAGAATCACTGCGCCATTATTTATAAAGATGTTGGGTACAAAGTGATCTCCTCCAGAGAACAGGCCAAGGCCTATAAGATTCAAGAGATCAATCAGCAGATGATCGTGACGGAGATACAGAAGCATGTTGAATATAATGAGATAGCGAATATGTGA
- a CDS encoding dienelactone hydrolase family protein, producing MNPKYSYDVHLPDKLEQGRKYPVIFTFHGKGSNERNMFGLVAPLAEEFIIIGVRGNLLLGTGYQYYDLKSLGNPIREMFDQAVSDLEAFIHYATQQYPVDPDRRYLLGFSQGAILSMTLALTMGEQLKGIVALNGYIPEFVKMEYNLRSLKNVSVFASHGEYDSVFPVRIGHETAAYLEGQTERLTFRLYPSDHGVTEENQRDFLQWLKQDAGLTINKE from the coding sequence ATGAATCCTAAATATTCATATGATGTTCATTTACCGGATAAGCTGGAGCAAGGCAGGAAGTACCCGGTGATCTTTACTTTTCACGGCAAGGGCTCTAATGAGCGCAATATGTTCGGTCTGGTGGCGCCGCTGGCTGAGGAGTTCATTATTATCGGGGTTCGCGGGAATCTGCTGCTGGGTACGGGGTATCAATATTATGATTTGAAAAGCCTGGGCAACCCCATACGTGAGATGTTTGACCAAGCGGTCAGCGATCTTGAGGCCTTCATTCACTATGCAACGCAGCAGTATCCGGTCGATCCGGACAGACGTTATTTGCTCGGCTTCAGCCAAGGGGCCATTCTGTCCATGACGCTTGCGCTTACGATGGGGGAGCAACTCAAAGGAATTGTCGCGCTTAATGGATATATTCCGGAATTTGTGAAAATGGAGTATAACCTCCGTAGCCTCAAGAACGTGTCTGTCTTCGCTTCGCATGGTGAATACGATTCGGTGTTCCCGGTGCGCATTGGACATGAGACTGCCGCCTATCTGGAGGGACAAACCGAACGGTTGACCTTCAGACTCTATCCGTCCGACCATGGCGTAACTGAAGAGAACCAGCGTGATTTCTTGCAATGGCTCAAGCAGGATGCCGGATTAACTATTAATAAGGAGTGA
- a CDS encoding RNA methyltransferase, translated as MEIMSPQNTRVKEWAGLQEKKHRDRSGKYIVEGIHLVQEALQAEADVECLAFDLDKGMPSELKPLLQAVQGMEVIGVSAAVVAKCSSTGTPQPVFAIVRKEQQGLEAILAKPDSLVVVLDGVQDPGNVGTIIRSADAAGADGVILGQGCADLFNPKTIRSTMGSMFHLPVVEGELSTILPQAREGGALLVSTSLTAEDSCYTHDFHGSQWLLIGSEGQGISPETARLVDKSILIPMAGRAESLNAAMAATILLFEGMRQRGNYLNQPL; from the coding sequence ATGGAAATTATGTCGCCGCAGAACACGCGGGTGAAGGAATGGGCCGGACTGCAGGAGAAGAAGCACCGTGACCGGTCCGGTAAATATATCGTGGAAGGGATTCATCTGGTGCAGGAGGCGTTGCAAGCCGAAGCGGATGTGGAATGCCTGGCTTTTGACCTTGATAAAGGCATGCCGTCTGAGCTGAAGCCGCTGCTTCAGGCCGTACAGGGTATGGAGGTCATCGGCGTGTCGGCGGCAGTGGTTGCGAAGTGCAGCAGCACGGGCACCCCGCAGCCGGTATTCGCCATTGTGCGGAAGGAGCAACAGGGCCTAGAGGCCATTCTGGCGAAGCCGGACAGCCTGGTTGTGGTGCTGGATGGGGTCCAGGACCCCGGCAATGTAGGCACCATCATCCGCAGTGCGGATGCGGCGGGTGCGGACGGCGTGATCCTCGGCCAAGGCTGTGCCGACCTCTTTAACCCGAAGACCATCCGGTCCACGATGGGCTCGATGTTCCATCTCCCGGTAGTGGAGGGAGAGCTAAGTACCATTCTCCCGCAGGCGCGGGAGGGCGGGGCGCTGCTGGTCAGCACCTCGCTGACGGCGGAGGATTCCTGCTACACCCATGATTTTCACGGCAGCCAGTGGCTGCTGATCGGCAGCGAAGGCCAAGGCATCTCGCCAGAGACAGCCCGGCTTGTCGACAAAAGCATCCTGATCCCGATGGCTGGCCGCGCCGAATCACTGAACGCTGCAATGGCCGCGACGATATTGCTGTTTGAGGGAATGCGGCAGCGGGGGAATTATCTTAACCAACCTTTATAA
- a CDS encoding hemolysin family protein, translating into MDLITITNLIILAILIALTAFFVASEFAAVKIRMSRIEQLIDEGNKKAVIAKKVVGNLDYYLSACQLGITVTALGLGAIGKPAVERILYPVFDFFNLSGATASVASYAIAFIFVTFLHVVVGEMAPKTLAIQFSEKMTLLLSPPLYWFGKIMHPFIVALNGTSRVILRLFGVKPAGHEDHYSEEELRIIMAQSSKGGALNETKLEYLDNVFAFDERIAKDIMIPRTEMVALDYDMSYEEIISVIDSNNYSRYPVTQNGNKDIIHGVVNIKKMLPHIIAGRERHLKDFARSLPVVASTTPIKEAMLKMQQEQMHMAMVVDEYGGTAGILTLEDILEELVGEIRDEFDADELSDIQQIGEQTYRINGRVLLEEIEQQFGLVFEDRDGIDTIGGWIQYKAGNPVNPGYELQDSGQHWVITEMDNLQIKQIVLTRALEQQS; encoded by the coding sequence TTGGACCTAATAACAATCACTAATTTAATTATTCTTGCCATATTAATTGCTTTAACAGCCTTTTTTGTAGCTTCGGAATTTGCGGCCGTCAAAATCCGCATGTCGCGGATTGAACAATTGATTGATGAAGGAAATAAGAAAGCCGTTATTGCCAAAAAGGTTGTCGGTAATTTGGATTATTATCTGTCCGCCTGCCAGCTTGGAATTACAGTGACAGCCCTTGGTCTGGGAGCTATCGGTAAACCAGCCGTGGAGCGTATTCTGTACCCGGTCTTTGATTTCTTTAACTTGTCGGGCGCAACCGCTTCCGTTGCTTCCTATGCCATTGCGTTTATTTTTGTTACCTTCTTACATGTCGTAGTCGGTGAGATGGCACCCAAGACGCTGGCGATCCAGTTTTCCGAAAAGATGACGCTGCTGCTCTCTCCCCCACTGTACTGGTTCGGCAAAATTATGCATCCTTTTATCGTTGCCCTAAATGGAACTTCCCGGGTTATTCTGCGCCTGTTTGGAGTTAAACCCGCCGGACATGAAGATCATTATTCAGAAGAGGAGCTTCGGATCATTATGGCTCAAAGCTCCAAAGGCGGGGCGCTGAATGAAACGAAGCTGGAATATTTAGATAACGTATTTGCTTTTGATGAACGTATCGCCAAAGACATCATGATTCCAAGAACTGAAATGGTAGCTTTGGATTACGATATGTCGTATGAAGAGATCATAAGTGTCATTGATTCCAATAATTATAGTCGTTACCCGGTCACCCAGAATGGAAACAAGGATATCATTCATGGTGTGGTGAACATCAAAAAAATGCTTCCCCACATTATCGCCGGCCGGGAGCGTCATCTGAAGGATTTTGCCCGCAGCCTCCCCGTTGTAGCGTCTACGACCCCTATTAAGGAAGCGATGCTCAAAATGCAGCAGGAACAGATGCATATGGCCATGGTTGTCGATGAATATGGAGGTACGGCAGGGATTCTGACCTTGGAGGATATTCTTGAGGAGCTTGTCGGAGAAATCCGCGATGAGTTTGATGCAGATGAGCTTTCCGATATTCAGCAGATCGGCGAGCAGACCTATAGAATCAATGGACGTGTTTTGCTTGAAGAGATTGAACAGCAGTTTGGATTGGTCTTTGAGGACAGGGATGGCATAGATACCATCGGAGGCTGGATTCAATATAAAGCCGGCAATCCCGTGAACCCGGGGTACGAGCTTCAAGATAGCGGTCAACACTGGGTAATCACTGAAATGGACAACCTGCAGATCAAGCAGATCGTTCTTACGAGAGCATTAGAGCAACAGTCCTAA
- a CDS encoding helix-turn-helix domain-containing protein — protein MDIGATIRAIRKRKNITIAQICDTTGLSQGFMSQVETNKTSPSIATLENIAQALKVPLAYLLLKKEERMQIVRKDERRITTSGAAKLKVEHLSSTQNVRMSIVEFPPGAMIGDAPHAHEGQEVHVVLKGTIYAQQGEDGAEFTEGDSFSWNACTPHSVKNTGEDTAIVLISIYTENENGQDIL, from the coding sequence ATGGATATCGGCGCTACAATACGGGCAATCCGCAAGCGGAAAAATATCACCATCGCGCAAATCTGCGACACTACCGGCCTATCCCAAGGCTTCATGAGCCAGGTCGAAACTAATAAGACATCACCTTCCATCGCTACACTTGAGAATATCGCTCAGGCTCTGAAGGTCCCGCTTGCATATTTGCTGCTAAAAAAAGAAGAACGCATGCAGATTGTCCGCAAGGATGAACGGAGAATCACCACCAGCGGCGCAGCTAAGCTAAAGGTTGAGCACCTCAGTTCCACCCAGAACGTCCGGATGTCGATCGTCGAGTTCCCTCCCGGTGCCATGATTGGGGATGCCCCCCATGCGCATGAAGGACAGGAGGTCCATGTCGTCCTTAAAGGGACTATCTATGCGCAGCAAGGGGAAGACGGAGCTGAATTTACCGAGGGTGATTCCTTTAGCTGGAATGCCTGCACCCCCCATTCCGTCAAAAATACGGGGGAAGACACCGCGATTGTGCTGATCTCCATCTACACTGAAAACGAAAACGGACAAGATATACTCTGA